A stretch of Thermotoga sp. SG1 DNA encodes these proteins:
- a CDS encoding CBS domain-containing protein: MKVITTHRSPDFDAFASCVAAKKLFPDHTIVLPGNPARNLSEFLKIYSDRFEFLWEHEFDGDVSELVIVDTSSLDRIPERIREKIQNTKITVFDHHVEESTLNGVVDRVGATITLLVELLMKEGISIDATEATLFMIALYDDTGNLLFSSTTPRDLEVAKFLLENGAKLDEVALYTKEELTSQQMELLNTLLENAREYEVNGIPVTISTAEYEGFLGGLGLVVSKAWEMSGSETFIAVVKMGKKVYVVGRTSSPDVDLGSLMKSLGGGGHTRAASATIVGKEPKEAFSEILSRLHDHVVPVLRAKDIMSSPVKVVLADMTIKEVNRLMEQTGHNGFPVVEGNKLVGIVTKKAVDKAMNHNLGDRPVKSIMTSNLVVATPDTPVTKLRELMVENAIGRIPILENGILVGIVTRSDVLRAIFGKPFKKYVRPVFRENGQIFRNVTDLLIKRVKPQLLNLFRLLGKFGDEVNMPVYAVGGFVRDLLLGIENLDIDIVVEGNAMEFAEYARRFLPAKLVKHEKFMTASLFLKGGLRIDIATARMEYYESPAKLPDVEMSTIKKDLYRRDFTINAMAIKLNPGDFGLLVDFFGGYRDLKEGIIRVLHTLSFVDDPTRILRAIRFEQRFDFRIEETTERLLRQAVEEGYLEKTTGARIRQEIEKILEEKNPLKSIRRMAEFDIIKHLFPKTYYTPAMDKKMENLFRNIPWVEENFGEVNKFYAVLHVFLEFYDEENWEKVKKRYSLKKNLINEVKHVEKSALALLEMLKEGVPTSFIYPLVKGVSRETICHFLAYLEGEEEERFKAHLLRIRDTKLEKVDGNYLIEKGIKSGKIIGEVLERVLMKKLDGDTRDEEEILREILASLEMEG; encoded by the coding sequence ATGAAGGTCATCACCACGCACAGATCACCGGATTTCGATGCTTTTGCTTCATGCGTAGCGGCAAAAAAACTTTTTCCCGATCACACCATCGTGTTGCCAGGGAATCCAGCAAGGAACCTTTCCGAGTTTCTGAAGATATACTCCGATCGATTTGAATTTCTCTGGGAGCATGAGTTTGATGGCGACGTTTCGGAACTCGTCATCGTCGATACTTCATCCCTCGATCGAATACCAGAAAGGATCAGAGAAAAGATACAGAACACGAAAATAACGGTCTTCGATCATCACGTTGAGGAAAGTACTCTCAACGGTGTAGTGGATAGAGTGGGAGCCACCATCACCCTTCTTGTTGAGCTTCTCATGAAAGAGGGAATCTCCATAGATGCTACTGAGGCCACCCTTTTCATGATAGCGCTCTACGATGATACAGGAAATCTTCTTTTTTCTTCGACAACTCCGCGTGATCTTGAAGTTGCGAAATTTTTGCTGGAAAACGGAGCAAAGCTCGACGAGGTAGCACTCTACACGAAAGAAGAACTCACATCGCAGCAGATGGAACTACTGAACACGCTACTCGAAAACGCTCGTGAATACGAAGTGAACGGTATTCCCGTGACCATATCAACAGCTGAGTATGAAGGTTTCTTGGGTGGTTTGGGGCTGGTTGTGAGCAAGGCATGGGAAATGAGTGGTAGCGAGACGTTCATTGCAGTCGTGAAGATGGGGAAAAAGGTGTACGTTGTGGGAAGAACGTCTTCTCCTGATGTGGATCTTGGTTCGCTGATGAAAAGTCTTGGAGGAGGAGGCCATACAAGGGCAGCGTCAGCAACGATCGTCGGAAAAGAGCCAAAAGAGGCCTTCAGTGAGATCTTGAGCAGATTGCACGATCACGTGGTGCCCGTTCTTAGAGCAAAGGATATCATGTCGTCTCCTGTGAAGGTTGTTCTTGCAGACATGACGATCAAGGAAGTGAACAGATTGATGGAACAGACAGGTCACAACGGTTTTCCTGTGGTGGAAGGAAACAAACTGGTGGGTATTGTGACGAAAAAAGCAGTTGACAAGGCGATGAACCACAACCTGGGAGACAGACCTGTGAAATCTATCATGACATCAAATCTCGTGGTAGCAACACCCGACACCCCTGTGACGAAACTGAGAGAACTCATGGTGGAAAACGCCATAGGCAGAATACCCATATTGGAAAACGGTATTCTCGTTGGAATCGTGACCAGAAGTGATGTACTGAGGGCAATATTCGGAAAGCCGTTCAAGAAGTACGTAAGACCTGTCTTCAGGGAAAATGGTCAGATCTTCAGGAACGTAACGGATCTTCTGATAAAACGTGTAAAGCCACAGCTACTCAACCTCTTCAGACTCCTTGGAAAATTTGGAGACGAGGTGAACATGCCAGTTTACGCTGTGGGCGGATTCGTGAGAGATTTGCTCCTTGGGATAGAGAACCTCGACATAGACATTGTGGTGGAAGGAAACGCTATGGAATTTGCGGAGTACGCACGAAGGTTTTTGCCTGCAAAGTTGGTAAAACACGAAAAATTCATGACCGCTTCTCTTTTTTTAAAAGGTGGTTTGAGAATAGACATCGCCACCGCCAGGATGGAATACTATGAATCTCCTGCCAAATTGCCGGACGTTGAGATGAGCACGATAAAAAAAGATCTCTACAGGCGTGACTTTACGATAAACGCTATGGCCATAAAGCTAAATCCTGGTGATTTCGGATTGCTCGTGGATTTCTTCGGTGGGTACAGAGATCTGAAAGAGGGCATCATTCGCGTTCTACATACCCTCAGTTTTGTGGACGATCCCACCAGGATTCTCCGTGCCATCAGGTTCGAACAAAGGTTTGATTTTCGCATAGAAGAAACAACAGAAAGGTTGCTGAGACAGGCGGTCGAAGAAGGGTACCTCGAGAAAACAACGGGTGCCCGCATAAGACAGGAGATAGAGAAGATACTCGAAGAAAAGAATCCGCTGAAATCCATCAGGAGAATGGCCGAATTCGACATAATAAAGCACCTTTTTCCGAAAACCTACTACACACCCGCCATGGACAAAAAGATGGAAAACCTCTTCAGGAACATACCCTGGGTAGAGGAAAACTTCGGTGAAGTCAATAAATTCTACGCGGTCCTTCATGTATTCCTTGAGTTTTACGACGAGGAAAACTGGGAGAAGGTAAAAAAGAGATACTCTCTCAAGAAAAATCTGATAAATGAGGTAAAACATGTGGAAAAGAGTGCTCTTGCTCTTTTAGAAATGCTCAAAGAGGGTGTGCCGACGTCTTTTATATATCCTCTCGTAAAGGGTGTCAGCCGTGAAACGATATGCCATTTCCTGGCTTACCTTGAGGGAGAAGAGGAGGAGAGATTCAAGGCTCATCTACTCAGGATCAGAGACACAAAGCTTGAGAAGGTAGATGGGAACTATCTCATCGAAAAGGGTATCAAATCCGGTAAAATAATTGGAGAGGTGTTGGAGAGAGTCCTCATGAAGAAGCTCGATGGTGATACAAGAGATGAGGAAGAGATACTGAGAGAAATTCTTGCATCACTGGAAATGGAGGGATAG
- a CDS encoding patatin-like phospholipase family protein, producing MVRGIAFAAGGVKGAAHLALLERTGDVFDVVTGSSIGSIVGALYALHGDPSIVREITFSIMKKHLQDLKKTESEGTWRGIFQRSLFKADILFSVLKEVFGRKKFSDCRKKLGVVVFDTENMESLLVTEGFLIDAVVASSSVPGYFEPIWLGGNPVLDGGVLSPTPVSQARDLEADFVVASTFSRKKGEKFKNHFEMFFAMDRWKEIILEQEELSQADFVVVHNVNESWNEFEKYYEIYKKALEDLKGVKWPW from the coding sequence ATGGTGAGAGGAATTGCTTTTGCCGCTGGAGGTGTCAAAGGAGCGGCTCATCTTGCGCTCCTTGAGAGAACGGGCGACGTCTTCGATGTAGTGACAGGGTCATCCATTGGCTCGATCGTTGGGGCTCTGTATGCCCTGCACGGAGATCCCAGCATAGTCAGGGAGATCACCTTCTCCATCATGAAAAAGCACCTTCAGGATTTGAAGAAGACTGAGAGTGAAGGTACGTGGAGAGGGATATTCCAGAGGTCACTTTTCAAAGCGGATATTCTGTTTTCTGTTCTCAAAGAGGTGTTTGGAAGAAAGAAGTTTTCCGATTGCAGGAAGAAACTGGGAGTTGTGGTCTTCGACACGGAGAACATGGAGTCTCTCCTGGTAACAGAAGGTTTCCTCATAGATGCGGTTGTTGCAAGTAGTTCCGTTCCAGGCTACTTCGAGCCAATCTGGCTAGGAGGAAATCCCGTCCTGGACGGGGGTGTGCTTTCTCCAACTCCTGTGTCACAGGCCAGAGACCTGGAAGCGGATTTTGTCGTTGCGTCCACCTTCAGCAGAAAAAAGGGCGAAAAGTTCAAGAACCACTTTGAGATGTTCTTTGCAATGGACAGGTGGAAGGAGATCATACTGGAACAGGAAGAGCTCTCTCAAGCAGACTTTGTGGTGGTTCACAACGTGAACGAGTCATGGAACGAGTTCGAAAAGTACTATGAAATTTACAAAAAAGCCCTCGAAGATTTGAAAGGGGTGAAATGGCCCTGGTAA
- the rsmG gene encoding 16S rRNA (guanine(527)-N(7))-methyltransferase RsmG — MDFLRSVLQEYGVRFEESQVEKTLRYLNELLNSPHNLTALRSLDSAVHKNVAEILIPLKNENLRGSLIDVGSGNGVPGLILAIFFPELKVTLLDSREKAVRFLEHVVRKLNLENVVVVKERAENFSGEHREEYDYATARAVARLNTLVEICAPAVRIGGKLLFYKGPSFEEELKEARKALDELKVELEEVRRYTLKTGEQRCLLVLRKTDRSPEKYPRRVGIPFKRPLL, encoded by the coding sequence ATGGACTTTCTGAGAAGCGTGCTTCAGGAGTACGGCGTTCGCTTTGAAGAATCACAAGTAGAAAAAACCCTTCGTTATCTCAACGAACTCCTGAATTCACCGCACAACCTCACTGCCCTCAGGTCATTAGACTCCGCTGTTCACAAAAACGTTGCAGAGATACTCATCCCTTTGAAGAATGAAAACCTGAGGGGATCACTCATCGATGTGGGATCGGGTAACGGGGTCCCAGGGCTTATTTTAGCGATATTTTTCCCGGAACTCAAGGTGACGCTTCTGGATTCCAGAGAAAAGGCCGTGCGATTTCTGGAACACGTCGTCAGGAAACTCAATCTCGAAAACGTTGTGGTGGTAAAGGAAAGAGCCGAAAACTTCTCAGGGGAGCACCGGGAAGAGTACGATTACGCGACGGCAAGAGCAGTGGCACGCTTGAACACTCTCGTGGAAATATGTGCACCGGCCGTCAGGATAGGAGGGAAACTGCTCTTTTACAAAGGACCTTCTTTTGAAGAGGAATTGAAGGAGGCAAGAAAAGCCCTCGATGAACTGAAGGTCGAACTGGAGGAGGTAAGAAGGTACACTCTGAAAACGGGTGAACAGAGGTGTCTTCTGGTGCTCAGAAAGACGGATCGATCTCCTGAGAAGTACCCAAGGAGGGTGGGGATACCATTCAAGCGTCCCTTGTTGTGA
- a CDS encoding patatin-like phospholipase family protein: MALVISFGGENGAYLGSIGVLKALKEIGEDAVAVRCCGISSVPCGLFFLTRSSNRTYSILVKEWKNLEKLLSPFFSRGIDRFSMFDVLRILMRVGDSLNGVRNHERLYRYVDKLFPAQKIPRGLEIWVFDLLDGKEVVFGEGSDLREAVKASLSFPILYRPYRDRYVSLPWVTGVPEGDVIVSFELKEEEHSYRNALDYLFLSTIARTKKIEKTRMERAKQVLKVECSSFSPVLTTRRAYERTLKLFGRVEK; encoded by the coding sequence ATGGCCCTGGTAATTTCTTTCGGTGGAGAAAACGGAGCGTACCTAGGAAGCATTGGTGTGTTGAAGGCATTGAAGGAGATAGGAGAAGATGCTGTAGCGGTGAGATGCTGTGGTATATCCTCTGTTCCGTGTGGACTGTTTTTCCTCACGCGCTCTTCCAACAGGACATATTCCATCTTGGTGAAAGAATGGAAGAATCTGGAAAAGCTTCTGAGTCCTTTTTTTTCAAGAGGAATCGACAGGTTTTCCATGTTCGATGTTCTCAGAATTTTGATGAGAGTGGGAGATAGCCTGAACGGAGTACGAAACCACGAACGCCTTTACAGATACGTGGATAAACTCTTTCCTGCACAGAAGATACCGAGAGGTCTTGAAATCTGGGTTTTCGATCTTCTGGATGGTAAAGAGGTGGTGTTTGGAGAAGGAAGTGACCTGAGAGAGGCGGTGAAAGCATCTCTTTCTTTTCCTATTCTCTATCGGCCATACAGAGATAGGTACGTTTCACTCCCATGGGTTACCGGTGTACCAGAAGGGGATGTGATCGTGTCCTTTGAACTGAAAGAAGAAGAGCATTCCTACCGAAACGCCCTCGATTACCTCTTTCTCTCAACGATCGCACGAACAAAGAAGATAGAAAAGACAAGAATGGAAAGAGCAAAACAGGTTTTGAAAGTGGAATGTTCTTCCTTTTCTCCTGTGCTCACCACACGACGAGCTTACGAAAGAACCTTGAAGCTTTTTGGGAGGGTGGAGAAATGA
- a CDS encoding biotin/lipoate A/B protein ligase family protein, which translates to MIEKGVFPGSLNMAIDSLMAKWVWVEKRPFFRIYGWKNPTVSLGRFQKEDGLRIPEGVDFVRRPSGGRAVLHHMEITYCLAVPRGNSFGELSVLEFHRLVHSVIKDALRELGVPAVLSDGKRGNTAFCFDASSKYEIVVDGMKIVGSAQFRTKNAIVEHGSIVLKQSKKLLREIFGESVLQVGGLLEMYDVDVVLLEKTLVRSFEKLFGPSVRIQLSDDMLKEAHELSGFFEMRRR; encoded by the coding sequence GTGATTGAAAAGGGTGTCTTTCCTGGTTCTTTGAACATGGCCATAGACAGTCTGATGGCAAAATGGGTGTGGGTTGAAAAGAGGCCGTTTTTCAGGATATACGGTTGGAAAAATCCGACAGTTTCTCTAGGAAGATTTCAGAAAGAAGATGGTTTGAGAATACCAGAAGGTGTGGATTTTGTGAGAAGACCATCTGGCGGTCGGGCGGTTCTTCACCACATGGAGATCACATACTGTCTTGCCGTTCCAAGAGGAAATTCCTTCGGTGAACTGTCTGTTCTTGAGTTTCACAGACTGGTTCATAGTGTGATAAAGGATGCCCTTCGTGAATTGGGTGTTCCCGCGGTACTCTCAGATGGAAAGCGTGGAAATACCGCATTCTGCTTTGATGCGTCTTCGAAATACGAAATTGTGGTCGATGGAATGAAGATCGTCGGAAGTGCCCAGTTCAGAACGAAAAATGCCATCGTTGAACACGGTTCGATCGTTCTGAAACAGAGCAAAAAGCTTTTGAGAGAGATCTTTGGAGAAAGCGTTCTCCAGGTGGGAGGTCTTCTGGAGATGTACGATGTTGATGTGGTTCTTCTGGAAAAAACACTCGTGAGAAGTTTTGAAAAGCTTTTTGGTCCTTCTGTTCGAATACAGCTGAGTGATGATATGTTGAAGGAAGCACACGAGCTTTCTGGATTCTTCGAGATGAGGAGGAGATAG
- the rsmI gene encoding 16S rRNA (cytidine(1402)-2'-O)-methyltransferase — protein MGKLIVVGTPIGNLEDITIRALKTLRSVDLILAEDTRRTMVLLNKYRIKKPLLSFTDKNSRRRIKEVLPLLKEGKTVALVSDAGMPVISDPGYNLIEECWKSGIEVDVVPGPSALTSAVAVSGFPGSKFIFEGFLPRGKNRRRLLRTLKEEKRPIVFFESPERLISTLKDILEILGDREIFIAREMTKMHQEFFRGKVSEALEHFGKKEILGEITVILSGKR, from the coding sequence TTGGGAAAACTCATCGTTGTGGGAACACCCATAGGGAATCTGGAGGACATCACCATCAGGGCTTTGAAAACGCTCAGAAGTGTTGATTTGATACTCGCAGAGGACACCAGAAGAACGATGGTACTTTTGAACAAGTATCGAATAAAAAAACCCCTTCTTTCCTTCACTGATAAAAACTCAAGAAGAAGGATAAAAGAAGTCCTTCCACTCCTGAAAGAAGGAAAGACCGTGGCACTTGTGAGTGATGCAGGTATGCCAGTGATTTCGGATCCCGGGTACAATCTCATAGAGGAGTGCTGGAAAAGCGGAATAGAGGTGGATGTGGTACCAGGACCCAGTGCGCTGACCAGTGCCGTTGCCGTGAGTGGTTTTCCCGGGTCCAAATTCATCTTTGAGGGTTTTCTTCCACGCGGGAAGAACAGAAGAAGACTTCTCAGAACGCTGAAAGAGGAGAAAAGGCCCATCGTCTTTTTCGAATCTCCAGAGAGACTCATCTCCACTCTGAAGGACATTCTCGAGATACTGGGAGATCGGGAAATATTCATCGCCAGGGAGATGACCAAAATGCACCAGGAGTTTTTCAGGGGGAAAGTGAGTGAGGCACTCGAGCACTTCGGGAAGAAGGAAATCCTTGGCGAAATCACGGTGATACTCTCTGGAAAGAGGTGA
- a CDS encoding ABC transporter permease has translation MVLKIAIRNFTKNLKTSFIVVLGLAISLSLVIGSLTLSDSINAWKQERIEENFGVADAVAEPKSPSFLFFDFLTTKIKNEEIELLRKQVERVLPVSEGSARLDGLDVLVIGVKPDELGQFVGKDIQLNPGEVIVGKSLADALNLRIGERITLIFSTGNKDFIVKEIGENGFLNFKGEMASLPGTVFIHLKDFPDSNYPTKCYLHYGLPLDEHEKISIETSLRVRKIKHNFLKSPVNRSLTYVTLAFSGMSIFVGFLVFYMFCEDVMRDRNFTLVTLRKIGIQKKKEWGILLLEGLLYSSMAAFFGLIFGTFVGKYLLNQFQVVVDAMSTTFLHIDRVVFHISPKTVLIGLGLGVAFPMVLFALKSRDITRKPPIYHDLEDRLDVSTKRFVLMIMVSLMLIPFSGLRIFSVILLPLALSLKFKNAFLLMMMGVMDLVIGVLINVNPQSERLFLLSSMSKGASIFTGISLLVFSLVLLTKNVLDRMVSEGNLPLLIGLSYVQRFPRKGMMISLTFALLIFTSTVFNILSASADRFVKEKVKNGLFGYNFLVLENPFRSFLSKSSIPAHEKLELPSRAYLYILRIGETDRLIAYVDYSFLEHSTLKVTNIEDLKVSNAALVGYETAPETIRGTLKSIFPFGGRENASFKVVGRYNKNDYLVPVDMIALEEKKPENVKGFEVLLGKADEKSASEIKRFYLSRFLYPFFLNEELGKLYSGIEGLVNVIKFIFLFGFLSATTGLVLFVLKSYFSRVKILGTLRAVGLKSTQLIFAFLVEHFSFLGGGIIIGTVSGIVMGLSITKTMAENLGTFVAFLPIKSIILSILFVVVLAAIAMVVPSYMISRVSPLEAMKEGE, from the coding sequence GTGGTTCTCAAGATTGCCATAAGGAATTTCACAAAAAATCTGAAAACATCTTTCATTGTTGTTCTGGGACTGGCCATCAGTCTTTCATTGGTGATAGGGTCATTAACGCTTTCCGACTCGATAAATGCATGGAAGCAGGAAAGAATAGAGGAAAATTTCGGAGTTGCAGATGCTGTCGCAGAACCGAAGAGTCCTTCTTTTCTTTTCTTCGATTTTTTGACAACCAAGATTAAAAACGAAGAAATAGAACTTCTTAGAAAACAAGTAGAAAGGGTACTTCCTGTCTCAGAAGGATCGGCCAGACTGGATGGACTGGATGTCCTTGTGATCGGCGTGAAGCCCGATGAACTTGGTCAATTTGTGGGCAAAGACATCCAGCTGAATCCCGGTGAAGTAATAGTTGGAAAATCCTTAGCAGACGCTCTGAACTTAAGGATAGGAGAAAGAATCACACTCATTTTCTCCACAGGTAACAAGGATTTCATCGTAAAGGAAATAGGAGAGAACGGTTTTTTGAACTTCAAAGGAGAGATGGCAAGTCTACCAGGAACCGTTTTCATCCACCTGAAAGACTTTCCAGACAGCAATTATCCCACCAAATGTTATCTTCATTACGGCCTGCCATTGGATGAGCATGAAAAGATATCCATCGAAACCAGTTTGAGAGTGAGGAAAATAAAGCACAACTTTCTGAAATCACCTGTCAATAGATCTCTCACTTACGTGACGCTCGCGTTCTCCGGAATGTCCATATTCGTTGGTTTTCTGGTTTTCTACATGTTTTGTGAAGACGTGATGAGGGACAGAAACTTCACTCTCGTTACGCTGAGGAAAATAGGTATTCAAAAAAAGAAAGAGTGGGGTATATTGCTTTTGGAAGGGCTCCTGTACTCGTCCATGGCTGCTTTTTTTGGTTTGATCTTCGGAACTTTCGTGGGAAAATACCTCTTGAATCAGTTTCAAGTAGTGGTCGATGCGATGTCCACCACGTTCCTTCACATTGACAGAGTGGTGTTCCACATCTCTCCAAAGACCGTTCTGATCGGCCTTGGACTGGGCGTTGCCTTTCCAATGGTCCTATTTGCTCTCAAATCAAGAGATATCACCAGAAAGCCACCTATCTACCATGATCTCGAAGATCGCTTGGACGTATCTACAAAGAGATTCGTCTTGATGATAATGGTCAGCCTGATGTTGATTCCTTTTTCAGGCCTTCGTATCTTTTCTGTGATACTTCTTCCTCTTGCGCTCTCTTTGAAATTCAAGAACGCATTTTTGTTGATGATGATGGGTGTCATGGATCTCGTCATTGGTGTTCTGATCAACGTGAATCCTCAGTCGGAAAGGCTCTTTCTTCTTTCTTCGATGAGTAAAGGAGCCTCCATATTCACTGGAATTTCACTTCTGGTGTTTTCATTGGTTCTTCTTACGAAGAACGTCCTGGATCGTATGGTATCCGAAGGAAATCTTCCCCTTTTGATCGGTCTATCTTACGTTCAGCGATTTCCGAGAAAGGGCATGATGATCTCTCTGACCTTTGCCCTTCTGATATTCACATCTACCGTTTTCAACATCCTCTCTGCCAGTGCCGATCGATTCGTTAAAGAAAAAGTGAAAAATGGCCTTTTTGGATACAATTTCCTTGTTCTGGAAAACCCGTTCAGGTCTTTTCTTTCTAAGTCTTCCATACCTGCTCATGAGAAACTTGAACTTCCTTCTCGAGCGTACCTCTACATTTTGAGAATAGGAGAAACAGACAGGCTCATAGCTTACGTTGATTATTCTTTCCTTGAACACTCAACATTGAAAGTGACGAACATAGAAGATCTCAAGGTGTCCAATGCTGCACTCGTTGGTTATGAAACAGCTCCTGAAACCATCCGAGGAACCCTGAAATCCATTTTTCCCTTTGGAGGAAGAGAGAATGCGAGTTTCAAGGTGGTGGGAAGATACAACAAAAACGATTACCTGGTTCCCGTTGATATGATCGCACTCGAAGAAAAAAAGCCAGAAAACGTGAAAGGTTTCGAGGTTTTGCTGGGAAAGGCCGATGAAAAAAGTGCCAGTGAAATAAAACGGTTCTATCTTTCCAGATTTCTCTATCCATTCTTTCTAAACGAAGAACTTGGGAAGTTATACAGCGGAATAGAAGGACTTGTCAACGTTATCAAGTTCATCTTCCTTTTTGGCTTCCTGTCAGCCACAACCGGCCTTGTTCTCTTCGTTCTGAAGTCGTACTTTTCCAGGGTGAAAATTCTAGGAACACTCAGAGCGGTTGGATTGAAATCAACACAGTTGATCTTTGCTTTCCTTGTGGAGCATTTTTCTTTCCTTGGTGGAGGAATAATCATAGGAACTGTCTCTGGTATCGTAATGGGACTTTCCATAACAAAAACGATGGCGGAAAACTTGGGTACCTTTGTAGCCTTCTTGCCGATAAAATCCATCATCCTTTCTATACTGTTCGTTGTTGTGCTTGCCGCGATCGCCATGGTTGTTCCAAGCTACATGATATCGAGGGTATCACCACTTGAAGCCATGAAGGAAGGAGAGTGA
- a CDS encoding MarR family winged helix-turn-helix transcriptional regulator — MKQPFERVLREICFMVKVEGRKVLKDFGITPAQFDILQKIYFEGPKRPGELSLLLGVAKSTISGLVKRLETDGYLTRTPDATDGRAYLLDITKKGEKVIEKVIERRENFIEKITSELGQEKAENILRILKELKDIMEKNFSKQ, encoded by the coding sequence ATGAAACAACCATTCGAGAGGGTACTGAGGGAGATCTGTTTCATGGTGAAGGTGGAAGGAAGAAAGGTGCTGAAGGATTTTGGAATCACCCCTGCACAGTTTGACATCTTGCAAAAGATATACTTCGAAGGCCCGAAAAGGCCGGGAGAACTCAGCCTCCTTCTGGGAGTTGCAAAAAGCACCATAAGCGGCCTTGTCAAAAGACTGGAAACGGACGGTTACCTCACAAGGACACCGGACGCCACAGACGGAAGGGCTTATCTTCTGGACATAACCAAAAAGGGAGAAAAAGTCATAGAAAAAGTCATAGAAAGAAGGGAGAACTTCATAGAAAAGATCACGAGTGAACTTGGACAAGAAAAAGCCGAAAACATTCTAAGGATTCTCAAAGAACTGAAAGACATCATGGAAAAGAATTTTTCCAAACAGTAA
- a CDS encoding S-layer homology domain-containing protein yields MLKRIFLAGLLIIALSLAGQDIKDVEPDSPFFEAVKYVVDSKLMELDENGNFRGALLVTRYDIAQYIYRLVMRFELEKLREKISLLDELDIIKAATIALDERTKKLEEDYKLMDTRIEDVMSRITSSASDLSELEVKVNSLEDAYRNLSLAFASFKQETGGFDTEILRRIDTVEKRLQELEKISGEHFSRLGVIEDSLKRAETMLSNLEETVTKLGTETQNLLAWKKDAGGDILLLKGKVESLTKHLNETTENVKSLSSDLVKLREVLLQNISDVSGRTSSLEAKLADLENEISQASERILDLESKLATVEKGLETLSSRTSNLEKAQVEYQMAESSLEREVKDLKQQVAALSDRLQSVSSDVRTLTQKLAEEEKKTQEIPVNTNLLMMIGVGALAIVLGILLLSR; encoded by the coding sequence GTGTTGAAGAGAATCTTCCTTGCTGGGCTGTTGATCATCGCCCTTTCCCTGGCTGGCCAGGACATAAAAGATGTGGAACCTGACTCGCCATTTTTTGAAGCTGTGAAGTACGTTGTGGATTCAAAACTCATGGAACTCGATGAAAACGGAAATTTCCGGGGGGCTCTTCTGGTCACAAGATACGATATAGCACAGTACATATACAGGCTCGTTATGAGATTCGAATTGGAAAAGCTCAGGGAAAAGATCTCCCTCTTGGATGAACTCGATATCATCAAGGCAGCCACCATAGCACTGGATGAGAGGACAAAGAAACTAGAAGAGGACTACAAATTAATGGATACTAGGATAGAAGATGTGATGTCGAGAATAACCTCCAGCGCGAGTGACCTTTCTGAGCTGGAGGTAAAGGTTAACTCCCTCGAAGATGCTTACAGGAATCTTTCTCTTGCTTTTGCCAGTTTCAAGCAGGAAACAGGAGGATTTGACACGGAGATATTGAGAAGAATAGACACAGTTGAAAAGAGGTTGCAAGAGCTTGAGAAGATTTCCGGTGAACATTTTTCCAGGTTAGGAGTAATAGAGGATAGCCTGAAAAGAGCAGAAACCATGCTCTCAAATTTAGAAGAGACGGTCACAAAACTTGGGACCGAAACACAGAATCTTCTTGCCTGGAAGAAGGATGCAGGTGGTGATATTCTCCTCCTGAAAGGAAAGGTGGAGAGTCTGACAAAGCACCTTAACGAGACTACAGAGAATGTAAAATCGCTCTCTTCGGATCTTGTGAAATTGAGGGAGGTGCTCCTTCAAAACATCTCGGATGTCTCTGGTAGAACATCCAGCCTGGAGGCAAAGCTGGCAGATCTTGAAAACGAAATCTCTCAGGCTTCTGAGAGAATACTCGATCTTGAAAGCAAATTAGCGACAGTTGAGAAGGGGCTAGAAACGTTGTCTTCTCGCACCTCGAACCTGGAAAAGGCACAGGTGGAATACCAGATGGCTGAATCCAGTCTGGAAAGGGAAGTGAAGGATCTCAAACAGCAGGTTGCCGCTCTTTCGGACAGATTGCAGAGTGTTTCATCGGACGTGAGAACGTTGACTCAGAAACTTGCAGAAGAAGAGAAGAAAACTCAGGAAATTCCTGTCAACACGAATCTGTTGATGATGATCGGTGTGGGAGCACTTGCGATCGTACTGGGAATCTTACTGTTATCAAGGTGA